The genomic region GGAGGTCGAAATTCCTTGAAAAAGCTCCTTTGTGCAATTTTGGCATGAGTAATAATATAACTTGTAATTTTCACTTAATAGTTCAATGGTTGGTGCAATAATAATTCCATTCAATTTAATTGTTCAACTGGCCCCAACTGATGATACCATGacccttacttaagttataatattaaattatattataacttaataatataagctcaaaaccattaatgtttatttaaactaaataagcattaatatctccattattactcaacatttttgaatgtcGTCTGAGCTGGGAACTGGCATGATGAATCTGCATACGATCATACCCCTTTACAAAAAAttgcaggggtccatctctaacatctctaacttactataaatagtaagtaatgCATACAGAGTTCTGGAGACTTCAAACGAACACCAATCCTGTAAAACTTTGACCACTGAAGAAGCTGCATCCCTCAAGGGACCCTCCATCCAACCTCATTAGCCTACAAGGGTCAGTAATAGGCCAATCTACTCAGCTGActgatgtcaactagaaggggacatcacaaaaAGTGTTGATCAGTTTTGATTAATTGTCACTTgatcatataatcaatgaatgtaaatGGACATACAAAATCAAATTTAAGATAAATCACTCAGCTGACAACATAAGGCCAAGTCTGATTTCTTAGTGAGTTGTGCAAAAACATGGAGCTGATGACAAAGAAACTTGTCCTACTATTCTTGTCAACACAATTCGAGTGAATAATTCTCCATACCAGCCTAAAAAGTGCTTCAATGAATAAAATTGTCATGAGCTTTCTTGTATGCACAATGGAGCATTTTGTTTGAAAATTAGATGAAATCCCTTTGGATTTTGAGGAAATTCTTAGAGCTTGATTTTAAAAAGTATTCATAAAGTTTAACGTCTTCCAAAGTGGTCTAAATCCACTTCTATGTATCAAAGACTCAAAGTTATATTGTAGTGTACATTGGTGATCTACTTATCATAGGCAACGAAGACAAAGTAGATCTCATTGGAAGATTTGTGTATGACATATTCACATTTTGATATTGGATGTTTCTGGATTCGACTCTATAAAACTCTTTTCATCAATGTTTTGAATtgcactctatgatccatcatcaagacaTAGATAACAAGAGAAGAGAAATGCTCTGGAACATTGATGGAAAAAGTTTTACACGATCAAATCCAGAAatatccaatatcatgtactgtgGAAATTAAATATCTCTAGCTTTACATTTATTACATCATTGCTGAGCCAGAGAATTTTGCCGACTTGCATTTTTATGTCTACATAAAATATGTTTGAGAATTACCAAAAATGCTGTCAATGACATTTGCAAGCCTTATCCTAGGGCCATAAATTTCTTATTTATAGtgatttgaaacttgcaaatgaagTAACAGACGGGCAATCGGTTGGATGGTTCCTTCAGATTATAACTGCACAGCTAGTTTTGTTTTATACTGTAAGTTTTTAATCCTGGGTAACATGTGGACCAAACCTGAAAGCTAAAGCCTGAAATACCGaaaatggtgaaagatgagtttAATTGTGGTAGaggattgaaaaagagaatcattCCGGGatgatttattttgcatattcactTTTGGAAAAGATTCGTTGGTGACAAGAAAACAACTGGTTACATTTTCAGTCTTGGTAGATGTGCAGTTCCATAGTTGAAAAAGAAGTGACCTACTGTTTCTTTGTTCCCCTCTAAATAAAAATATGAGACAATGGTCGATTTGGCATAAAATCATATGGTAGAGAGAATATGTACTGTGTATGTGTTGTTTTATAATTAATGTATTAATATGAATAATATAGCTGTGTTTTTTGAATTCTTGAATGCATTTATGAagtatctttttcttcttcttgaaaataggcattatattatattatacaacAAAAGTGTGGGCCCTATGGAATTATGCTTCATAACAGAGGTTGACAAACCTAATCCAcattttgaaaacaatttcaatATTTTCCAAATCTTTTCATGGCTATTAGCCTATTATTTCCATTTTTGtacgtatgtgtgtatgtatacatacatatctatacatagaaaatgtataaatgtatatgcatgtatatttcTGTCTATTCATATGTATGGAATTTCTCTTTCTAATTTCTCAAGAGTTATGAAAACTAATATATTGAAGACTTAAATATTTCAAGGATACGTTTGAACACTAACCTTGAATTTCTGTGGAGGTAGATGTTAGAAAGACCATCGCTTGCATAGGAAAAAGTCAATGATCATCTCAAGTTACATGCGGCACAGCAAAAAATCTAAAGCCCAGACAAAATGGAGAAAGAGTTACATCTGCTTTAGTTGTTGAATATTATGAGAACTTTGTATACTCACTGCTTAGTCTCAATTTCAGGATTGTCTGAATATCAATTTGGACAATGTTGAAGCTCAGTTGCAAGTTGTTATCTAGGTTCAACATATGAGCATAAAGCTTCAAACCAACAAAATGAAGTTCTCTTTGTACTAATCTCAGAGCAGCATGCTTCCATGAAGAAGCAACATAAAGATAAGATCCAAGTTAGAAGTTGGCTCAGATGCCTTTTGGTGGTAATGTTGATACAAATTAAAAGTTCAAACTGAACTTCACATGAAGTAGAAAAAGGCCCAGAAATTTTTTCTGACCAATTCATGGCTCTAAAAATGTAGACAAATGCTTTTGAAAAAACATACCCTTAGAAATTCAATATGCAATCTCACTTAGGAGAGGGCAGTAAGTTAGAAATCTCACcaatgttttgaagatgcatgcaGCATAACAAGGTAAGGAAAAGCACTTTTTTGGCTGATAAAGAAGACATTCTAGCAAGAATGCTTATTTTTTCCCATTCTAGCTGAAAGGTATACAGGGTGGACACTTGTAATCAACTGAAAGGGTGAACTTATTCTTGTAATTTATAATATTTTGAATTTTGGCTTGATATGatgccaaaaacaaaacaaaaaatgtttcaattaaatgtAAAGCATCTGTGTCTAATTAATGAGTAATTGCACAGCATGGAATACATTGCATAAGGCAAGGAAAGTTAAAATACTTAAAATTTAATGGTAAAATTGTGTAATTATTATGAAGCATTCACTCCAGATATACATTACCATTTTCAACAAAAGAATAATGCTTTGCTCTTAAATAACATACCTCGGTGAAATCATGATTGGATACTTCATTAATAAAAATGTATTCCTCCTTGTCCAAATTCAAGATTTCCAGAATAAGGTCTGTCGTTTTCCTCTCTGTTATGTAAGCTTTTTGCACTTTCTTTGTACCTATAGATCCCGAATAATATATCAGATCAATATAATTACAAGCTGAAATCATATTTCTGTCTAAGCTCTGAATAAAATCTAATAGTGGAATCACAGTCTCTAAGGGGCATGGTTATTAATTATTACCCACAACTTGAACAAGTCGATGGCACAGCATTCGTTGGTTCCTTGTTCCTGTTAATCTTATCCTTACAAAAGAGCCAGTAACTTTCTCACTAAAAGTTCTAAGATCTTCCAGAAGATCTTCAAGAGCACCTCGTTGCAAGTATATTAATCTGACATTATGCATATTTATGGTAGCAAATTCGTTTAGATTCTCTGTAAGACCTTTATCGCCATCTGCATTCTTTTTCAATTTATGTCTTTTCTCTCTCTTGGTTATGTCTATTGGCACCTTATTCCCCCCCATATCCATGTGACTATCATCAGTAGTTACAGCCACCCTCTGAGGTTCATCTTTAATATTTCCCTGCTTTGGCATTATGTGTGATTCAAGAAGCTTATACATTTCAGGGAGCCGCAAAGTATCCTTGCCAAAGAGCTTATACAATCTTGGGTCACAAAGAACATGATTTCTTTTAAAAGGATGTTTTAGTTTATTCTTGGAAATGTATTTCAATAGCAAATTCTTTACTTCAACCCAAGAAAAAGGATTTTTGGTCTCTTCACCTAAGTACGCAATTAGTTCTATAAGTTCCTTTGAAGCCCATCCATCAAAATTCTTTACCAATGGTATACTCTTGGTTTCTAATTGGCACTCCATTTCTTCAGACCTTTTATATCTTGACCTCTTTGTATTCAACTGCTTTCGTTTGTCCTCCTTAAATTTCGCCTCATCTTGCAAGTCAAACTTCTTACCTGAGACAGTATTTGATAAATTATCTTTCTCAAGTATTCTTTCTGAATCTGTGTCATCCTTAATATCGTCTTCATGAATTTGTGCTTTATGAGGATCTGCCAATGTTAATGAGTGTTTATCTTTTAGTTCAAGCCAATAATCCTTGAACAGGAACTCATAAGTTCCCTTGTCAGTGAAATCTACTTCATTCTGCAAAAAAACATAGAAGATAACTCTTAGAAAAAACTTATGTTAGATGTAAATAAGCGACAAAAAGTTGTAAACTCTGAATTTCTGAATTCAAAAAACTAGCACATAATTACTTCAGTGAAGGGTGTTTCATGAGCTTTCATTAGTCTGTGTCAAATGGTTTAAAGGGCTAAAGCTCAATCAAAGAATTATACAAAATAAGGAAGAACTGTCGATAAATCAAATGATGGATATATGGTAGAAGTGTTAATACACCCACAAGTATATTTTCACTTGAAATGttgaaataatgaatgaatattCCATTCACTACACATGCTATGTAGGCGAAATTATATACAAAATCATTCCAAGATGCCTAGAAATTTTAACAGAGAACCACTGAACCTTGCTTAGTTTTTAAGGATCATTTTGATATCTGTCCAAGGGTTTcctaaaattattatttaaaactaCTGGACCAGGCAATTCCAAGACCTTTAGCAGTAGTGAAATTGAAGTAACCATGAGAGGTTGTTGAAATGGACCTTACATGTTCTGCATATTAAATTCACAAGGAATAAGATTTTTTAACAATAAATTTCTGTCTCACCTCTCTCTTTTGTCATTCTTGGTATGAAACATTTTCTGCAAGCGACAATTTCTGAGTTGTATTGAATGGGTTTTCTCCCACGCTACAAATGTTTGTTCAATGTTCTGTCTTCCTATTTTATATCTACTAAACTGCCTGCTATCTCCTGTAGTGACTAAGAATTTGTAAGTGCTATGGCAACTTTCACTTTCTAGGAGCAGTCATCATGCCCAAGTGATCACATTAATATCTATAATGTTTATCTTATAGTTTCCTGTCCAAGAGCATAAGCCCTGAAGGTTTTTCCTTCTCTTTAGGGCGATATCGTTCATCACAGGGTTGTTCCAATCAACATCCAAGTATCTTTCCTTCTTTTGAATTGGGCTGACATTACTTTATTAGGAAATACATGGAATCACCTCCTAGAGTTGTTGGTTCAATGTAGCATAGTTGAAATTCAATGGACCTACAATTATTTCTCACCGATTTACTAAATGTCAATATATTGAATCTCAAATTCTGGCATCTCAAAAAATGGCTCTATGGAAGTTAAATGGGCTGATTGATTAATGTTAATATTTTTTCGTTGCAATCCAAGCATGTATTTTATTCTACACTCAATCCTAATAGAAGATTACAGTATAATCTCTATTATTGATCAATAATTCACCTATTAAACAAGTCCTCTGATCCAAGCAATCCAATTTTGATTGGTTTTCTTTTCGAGGGAATTTTACAAAACAAACTTCCAGCAAAGTACTTTTGGTGAGATGCACACTCTCTTTGCTTAGAACTTTGTTGCCATCtcaatgagaaccagtatatgtatTGTATATCTAAGGCACCACTCCGAAGGTTTAAATGAATGAATACCAATAATCCACAGAAAAAACCAAACCGTAGTTTTTGAAGATGTGCTTACTTATACCTGGTCACATGCACCTGTATATCTAGAACCTAGCATCGACTTAACTTTCCATCGTCATCTTTGAACAATTTGATTATCAGCAGcatatttatagtttttttttaagcATTAAAGGTCTTAGAAGCCAAAGTTTTAAAAAGGGATCCAtcatcctcttaatatttttgccCTTCGAAAATTTTGATATGCACTTACAGATTCATatgttttaaataaaaatatgGTCTATGGTAGTTAAGTCAAATTCCTTTTCACATACTAGTTTACCTCTTGATTTGGTTGtacttaaattttattttattttaaatttttattttatattcattaagATTATAATTTCTATCTAAAATAATTGAGTCGAACCCGAGACCATGGGGAGCAACTgcccaagccaactcacctactCGTACGAGCTTATAACATATGAATCTTTAAATTAGTGTTGAATTATAAaagtaaattttttattaaaaaaaaaaaagagaagagggcttaaatttgatggctgaaaaaaaaaaaagacgatTGTTCTTTATGTAAGGGGATTTTTTTTAActgttcaaaatttaaaattatatatgattacaactaaataaatatttaatttatgacaTGATATTTTAAAAGTTTTATGAGATATGCATGAGAGATAAAGTTTGACCCTCAAATTTAAGCAGTCATGAACATGAGAGATATAATCAATTTTGAAAATTCAGATATCTAAAATATGATTTTCTataaaaatacattaaaataataaaaaaaatttaatttttttagaagaaagttgttttaaaaataatgttatttaaattaattgaacaatctttcaaaaataaaaataaaaggctCACTAATTAAAGAACACATATCATAACTAGGAAAGTGTTTAATGATTTATTATTCACATATTATAAATGTATTAGTTCATAACATTCAAACATGTATTTTTATCATAGAATCATTTTTATGAGAAGAATTAACTAAATTATTAGAAAtgaaaaattaagataaaatttaaattaaaaaagtgttaaatattttcaaagttatttaatataattaaaaaaaatcggATCTTATAATCatacaatttattttattaattttagatattatcttattaaattttttatatcaTATGTTACACTATACATGAATTAAATTAAAACTCAAAATTTATAATAgcacttttttatattttattttttataatatttttataaaataaattaaaaaatatttatcaataatctaaatttctatttaggaaaaaaaaattcaaaatatatatttttttcatcaaTTATAATTCTTAAAACTATAAGTTTTATTATATAAAATTCTATAAATTTAACTAATTTATGAAATGGAAAGTATAGAAAACGTACTCCCTCTGAATCAACATTCTTATTTTCTTCGATCATGTTGACAAGTTTAAAGCAATCCTCACAGAGGCCCTTTGTTTTCTTGACGAGGATAAAATCAGCTTCATTGATACAAACTTTGCAATAAGAAGTTTCACATGTATAACAGAAGAATTTCGCTTGATTGCCACAATCATTACATAAATGCCAACCTGAAATAACACGAATAAAATTCATTGGTCTCTTGATTCAGAATTCAAAACAATTGACATTAAAACTACTTTTCTAAGGTGATGTTTTAAAACCAATATTGAAAaagtttatatattttatattctaAATGCATATATTAAATAAATGGTGCTGGTTATATCTTCGACAACattgtgttgttgtttttttttgtttttttctgttTGCAGAATtagatataataaaataatatcttaGATATTTTATCAGGAGAAAACATGAAATTCTAATGTATGATAATTTAGTTATTCTACATTTAAAATCTTTTATAATTTTATACAATTTATATGCATGTTTCTAAATCTTACAGAGTTTGAGAAATTTCTTACCACAAATCCATGTTCCTTTTTGTTCGAAGTATTCTTCATCTCGATTAACACAACTTTGATGGTATGCTTTTGCACAAGATCTGTAATACATGGGTTGAAAGAAAAATTAtaacaaatttaataaaaatgaaaaaatactatcaaataaaagatttaaaaaaagaAGACATAATTCAATCTAAATTGTGTAATCAATATATACCTTAAAATTTCAGAATCATTGTAATAGACATCTAAATGATATTgaattcaaatcttaaaatattaaaaaaaaaaaaattattataataaaaataataaaaatatatatttttaagatgtgtttatttcaaatataatatatattaatataaaaaaattattaagaaaTATTTACTTAAAATTACGTATATTAAATGAGTAATTtggaaaaaaaatgaatttgattaGTTTAATATTTTCTTATCGAGGGCTTTTATACCACCACACCAcatgaatatttatttatattaaaggaaaatct from Cryptomeria japonica chromosome 3, Sugi_1.0, whole genome shotgun sequence harbors:
- the LOC131072051 gene encoding zinc finger CCCH domain-containing protein 19; its protein translation is MEAEKSKERLANMRETSFKAEENYGKCRSNSQKTQRRKELKSSEDVCFICLDGGDLVLCEQGSCAKAYHQSCVNRDEEYFEQKGTWICGWHLCNDCGNQAKFFCYTCETSYCKVCINEADFILVKKTKGLCEDCFKLVNMIEENKNVDSEGNEVDFTDKGTYEFLFKDYWLELKDKHSLTLADPHKAQIHEDDIKDDTDSERILEKDNLSNTVSGKKFDLQDEAKFKEDKRKQLNTKRSRYKRSEEMECQLETKSIPLVKNFDGWASKELIELIAYLGEETKNPFSWVEVKNLLLKYISKNKLKHPFKRNHVLCDPRLYKLFGKDTLRLPEMYKLLESHIMPKQGNIKDEPQRVAVTTDDSHMDMGGNKVPIDITKREKRHKLKKNADGDKGLTENLNEFATINMHNVRLIYLQRGALEDLLEDLRTFSEKVTGSFVRIRLTGTRNQRMLCHRLVQVVGTKKVQKAYITERKTTDLILEILNLDKEEYIFINEVSNHDFTEVNNRRRQNQEPKDNRSAVGTLKAHRAATHTVDRPTRPTFLRDEPEEEEGRGDGEAEFVDNVMAMHDEWSLLPPNQADQEESEGENDAKELEKLEKMDVHEDEKLKEALLTGIQQEGSFRMHGVLAGQKVIALLDTGATHNFIDARLVER